One stretch of Armigeres subalbatus isolate Guangzhou_Male chromosome 2, GZ_Asu_2, whole genome shotgun sequence DNA includes these proteins:
- the LOC134213377 gene encoding uncharacterized protein LOC134213377 isoform X2 has product MEYNAGLDKVKVRIHQEMETNVDKSTVESVHELWNIFEQETWFLKANIPSIESSVSLVTNGSENSLHDLIEKIKMILADVKCSSIEGLLENYQELPHCIIIKLRAMLIRYLEELNKVSQFEDELDFLKCGHQMFYGTRFLDFLTTDYPSYEVFIKNSNLHIVMGALLFTDIYKKRGFVETNGLKDISRDGPNWVETQRKLKSSFLNTDDNQILECIKQGAYPDVYLFESLNADSSATLRNIITKQLYLKLKTFSKYIISEPIMVDLVHRMLTDDFKIKAALSLKRYDQAFSLSNKQICDINETFFCWESFIYALGQSEAGSQLWQPKTFCHVTRKLIDVANVQSLTYYFTFLNKLLPSSHGELCAMLRIIKSSIRTSFIDAENADRLENMISSFIFEQCRLSFGTCKEYDYLELLKSISSMRTEIDIDQKDIWMAPSFCYKIIDCQTLSEQQRILLLKFCHALGNKFWIQPPQPVLPVMTYALSKGCNELLSFLMDVSCQEFEDLHSRFMMIIQQSSVDIFKLFLSYHKFNDEHTFNYISNALQEMYIKQIYISSELRTFLLHKLAQYGFNVLCSISTVSKNPMDWIGSIQSIVRYVDHLKYRSDRGDFLGVDNEVLFYLRMVHNQLFFIKDKPIIFIKKNHKNEPYFERIPLKEMTTLLAIFLSSFNLHETMTPGSESYTVYRMVLNKLTLMKYLEFIAGQLQHFLSLFFNLVERLSNMIKDSGSSPKRKQIQFDWSRICRNDNSLPKLSDNIWNRIFSKKFSSLLTKNAETVVQSVLLSEPIEFDSTKRSKTSKQISKLYYRVKQLYSLNKIFQILQHISSYDDCKERTVAALKRFNQIFGESIKNTKNSQNLPSKLNRTLNYQLRDYILIVKKTRDVTCHDYPLVKKFLTLEEQYTFYARIEQKQVRMLTVTVAMLLICTYSEYWRCLFGSLYRCRSLHNFKSLIKFVGNQDIIESYQVQCLDVICKYHDDIQESLDAIMVDLFSSRELQSFERIKKNHGRRLGTIEKLREKIKDSFGFRFRDIQIAAFSTGNVRHLLCINLLPKDDYNIREYIENTWVVLDEDHKILSKKIELLEHNVNELKSTLFNLEINRESMQEYHSHQEVREIVSRLHKMLVDKNCHDKHILENALNKKLDQKKYFNNIFLIKHKIKAIRDVFENTTSKQLDDEINEIEKKEISELENIFRSIQQSIRNVYTQYNCSTIELLMENIAQIPQKAVLAIEYCLLELCEILTSTNQFQDNFHTIKYDLQMICGRNFRNYLAHDSLSYDILTCSSRVKVLINGLVMAWKESWKLFEIPKSNSLTGINDPKTMGPKWLKEQLLDFDSIANFRATDAIDLIGNSVLTSGRFWIPNGVFEGLLPLQLTEMVHCVKSDDLRKYVDPFYSNSESMFSRAIHNGDFEMAAIELNGQSWCQRICPQNYPCFGGLLKYLHQQENIREILSVLEILNTGYFLFSDSQGFIGYLKNHKPADLHDAQIHSIYLRSPLDYLLDLIPDDSATVDHLIAAILVNHFEYFEHLLKLPRILKHLVGSKFETCAKLCARFGRIEMLLDIITLPPCSQAILDLTLSVATRHRHWKLVSLLQTEHRANPWNYMNEFYAGDLAIRMGNLSIFKMFLKILSNTEYNFQSLLSTVAEFGLVPMAQFLIKMGCDVWQNEKILLLANANKKDAMMLDVVEDLLFKFKKADDKDAKLHEWKRVVHEWELLNNFNESSRLFLNNYQRSEKMLNKMLTFGKMDDGCSVTKIESSVIKCDDPRINIFRSVRNLASFDINIKSMTPTGPPLSVQIDYQMESEGMISDIVLDVFNAKTDFPSSFTLSKSYTSKPFPIFVCYDLIKLVDSCTSSSAIIGQFQLETQQIRFIRVGSSLYIVHIGKMGSPTYLEGFFNATNRRGQTIFNSLHSDVDIELIKILLSTGIDLTAVDKFGKNSLMLTLDALCSWEVLEFLLEHCFKNNIRSVQNIHIFQMQDHEGCTLLQYAILVRRLNVVTFLLNHGVDQTTPDHLGRFPIHYAVLSGSLLIADILIDRKENVVNVLQILSKHSPLMMAVNMNNIQMVKLLLRKGADINLRSDKGETAVEWAISMERYNILVEILHHAGSLEIDVVSNIAGDRENALQRSLLQDNLDIFKLILEHMVCGPIGASRESLIAMKHILLAKDYDGMNIFDYAFLLLNNRIFLYLKECENLYEKVMGEPLRQSDCSWISMLSRLDSTSGSTSEQALKEIDDLD; this is encoded by the coding sequence ATGGAGTATAATGCCGGTTTGGACAAAGTAAAAGTTCGTATTCATCAGGAAATGGAAACGAATGTGGATAAATCTACTGTTGAATCGGTTCATGAGCTATGGAATATTTTTGAGCAGGAAACATGGTTCCTAAAAGCCAACATTCCGAGTATCGAATCAAGTGTATCTCTGGTCACAAATGGTTCGGAGAATTCGCTTCATGATCTGATCGAGAAAATCAAAATGATTCTTGCTGACGTTAAGTGTTCTTCAATTGAAGGTCTTTTAGAAAACTACCAAGAATTACCTCATTGTATAATAATAAAGCTTCGGGCTATGCTGATCCGATACCTCGAAGAACTGAATAAGGTTTCCCAATTTGAGGATGAGCTCGATTTCCTTAAATGTGGTCATCAGATGTTTTATGGCACGCGGTTTCTCGATTTCTTGACCACGGATTATCCTAGCTATGAGGTGTTTATAAAAAATTCCAATTTGCATATTGTTATGGGAGCATTATTGTTCACAGATATTTACAAGAAACGAGGGTTTGTAGAAACTAATGGTTTGAAAGACATTTCACGCGATGGTCCAAATTGGGTAGAAACTCAAAGAAAGCTAAAGTCAAGTTTCTTGAATACTGATGATAATCAGATACTCGAATGCATTAAGCAAGGTGCCTATCCTGATGTTTACTTATTCGAATCATTGAACGCTGATAGCAGTGCAACTCTGAGGAATATAATCACGAAACAACTTTACCtcaaattgaaaacattttctaagTATATCATTTCAGAACCTATAATGGTAGACCTCGTGCATCGAATGTTGACtgatgatttcaaaattaaagcGGCTTTATCCTTGAAAAGATATGATCAAGCTTTTTCGCTTTCAAATAAGCAAATTTGTGATATTAATGAGACGTTTTTCTGTTGGGAATCATTCATCTATGCACTGGGTCAGAGTGAAGCTGGGAGTCAACTTTGGCAACCAAAAACATTTTGTCACGTGACCCGGAAATTAATTGATGTTGCGAACGTTCAATCTCTCACATATTATTTCACTTTTCTGAACAAACTATTGCCAAGCAGTCATGGTGAACTTTGTGCAATGCTGCGAATTATAAAATCATCAATTAGAACCAGTTTTATTGATGCGGAAAATGCTGATCGTTTAGAAAATATGATTTCGTCATTCATATTCGAACAGTGCAGATTGTCATTTGGAACATGCAAAGAGTACGATTATTTGGAGCTTTTAAAGTCAATTTCGTCAATGCGAACAGAGATTGATATAGATCAGAAAGACATTTGGATGGCGCCATCATTCTGTTATAAAATTATCGATTGCCAAACATTGAGCGAGCAACAGAGAAttcttcttttgaaattctgtcATGCACttgggaataaattttggatTCAACCACCACAGCCGGTTTTGCCAGTAATGACTTATGCCCTTTCAAAAGGATGTAATGAATTACTGAGCTTTTTGATGGATGTTAGTTGTCAAGAATTCGAAGATCTGCATTCGCGGTTTATGATGATCATTCAGCAGTCTTCGGTagacatttttaaattatttttatcgtacCACAAATTCAATGATGAACACACATTCAATTATATATCCAATGCGTTGCAAGAGATGTACATCAAGCAGATTTACATATCCAGTGAACTACGGACTTTCCTCTTGCATAAACTGGCTCAGTATGGTTTCAATGTGCTTTGCTCTATTTCCACCGTTTCTAAGAACCctatggattggattggttctATACAGTCGATTGTGAGATATGTTgatcatttgaaatatcgctCCGATCGCGGCGATTTTCTGGGGGTTGATAACGAAGTTCTGTTTTACTTACGAATGGTTCATAATCAactcttctttattaaagacaaaccaattatttttattaaaaaaaatcacaaaaacgaACCTTACTTCGAACGCATTCCTTTAAAAGAAATGACAACTCTTTTGGCGATTTTCCTGTCTTCTTTCAACTTGCATGAAACTATGACACCTGGTTCTGAAAGTTATACGGTTTATCGAATGGTATTGAATAAACTTACACTTATGAAGTATCTTGAGTTTATTGCAGGGCAACTACAACATTTCCttagtttgtttttcaatttggtTGAACGTTTGAGTAACATGATAAAAGATAGCGGTTCTAGTCCGAAGCGAAAgcaaattcaatttgattggAGTCGTATTTGCAGAAATGACAATTCCCTTCCGAAGCTCTCGGATAATATTTGGAATAGAATATTTTCGAAGAAGTTTTCTTCTCTGTTGACAAAAAACGCTGAGACAGTAGTGCAAAGCGTCCTATTGTCCGAACCCATTGAGTTCGATTCCACAAAACGTTCAAAAACAagcaaacaaatttcaaaattgtattACAGAGTTAAACAGTTGTACTCATTGAATAAGATATTCCAAATATTGCAACACATTTCTTCCTATGATGACTGTAAGGAAAGAACTGTGGCAGCTTTGAAGCGGTTCAATCAAATATTTGGAGAGAGCATTAAGAATACCAAAAACTCCCAGAATTTGCCGAGTAAACTGAACCGCACCCTCAATTATCAGCTTCGAGACTACATTTTGATCGTCAAAAAAACTCGAGACGTCACATGCCACGATTATCCTCTTGTTAAGAAATTTCTTACCCTCGAAGAGCAATACACGTTCTATGCCCGTATTGAACAGAAGCAGGTTAGAATGTTGACGGTGACCGTTGCGATGCTTTTGATTTGCACTTATTCGGAGTATTGGCGTTGTCTATTCGGTTCTTTGTATCGGTGTCGTAGTTTACATAATTTTAAATCGCTAATTAAATTTGTGGGTAATCAGGATATCATCGAGTCCTACCAAGTTCAGTGTTTAGATGTCATCTGTAAATATCATGATGATATTCAAGAGTCATTGGATGCCATAATGGTAGATTTATTCTCGTCCAGGGAGCTTCAATCTTTTGAGCGAATTAAAAAGAATCACGGCAGAAGACTTGGAACCATAGAGAAACTACGTGAGAAAATCAAAGACAGTTTCGGTTTCAGGTTTCGAGATATTCAGATCGCTGCCTTTTCCACCGGCAATGTCCGTCATTTGCTCTGCATCAATTTACTCCCAAAAGATGACTACAATATCCGGGAGTACATAGAAAATACTTGGGTGGTGTTGGATGAAGATCATAAAATATTGtcgaaaaaaatagaattattaGAGCACAATGTAAACGAATTGAAATCAACACTGTTCAATCTCGAAATCAATAGAGAATCCATGCAAGAATATCACAGTCACCAGGAGGTCCGTGAAATTGTAAGCCGCTTACACAAGATGTTGGTTGATAAAAATTGTCATGATAAACATATTTTAGAAAATGCTCTCAACAAAAAATTGGATCAgaagaaatatttcaataacattttcTTGATCAAACATAAAATTAAGGCCATCAGAGATGTTTTTGAGAACACAACATCGAAGCAACTGGATGATGAAATCAATGAAATTgagaaaaaagaaatttctgagtTGGAAAACATTTTCCGAAGCATACAGCAATCGATTAGAAACGTCTACACCCAATACAATTGTTCCACGATTGAACTACTGATGGAAAATATTGCTCAAATACCACAGAAGGCAGTACTAGCAATTGAGTATTGCCTCTTGGAGTTGTGTGAAATTCTAACGAGCACCAATCAGTTTCAAGATAATTTTCACACAATCAAATACGATTTGCAGATGATATGCGGAAGAAATTTTCGTAACTATTTAGCTCACGACTCATTATCGTATGACATTTTGACGTGCAGTTCACGTGTTAAGGTACTTATCAATGGTTTAGTTATGGCATGGAAGGAATCTTGGAAACTGTTTGAAATCCCTAAATCCAACTCGTTAACGGGAATCAACGATCCAAAAACAATGGGACCAAAATGGCTGAAAGAACAGTTGTTGGATTTTGATTCAATAGCAAATTTTCGAGCCACTGATGCCATTGATCTGATTGGAAATAGCGTGTTAACCTCAGGGAGATTTTGGATTCCAAATGGTGTCTTTGAGGGCTTACTACCTTTACAACTGACCGAGATGGTTCACTGCGTTAAATCAGATGATTTGCGAAAGTATGTAGATCCTTTTTATTCCAATTCAGAATCGATGTTTTCTAGGGCCATTCACAATGGTGACTTTGAAATGGCTGCTATAGAATTGAATGGACAGTCATGGTGTCAACGAATCTGCCCACAAAACTATCCATGCTTTGGAGGCCTGTTGAAATATCTGCACCAGCAGGAGAATATTCGAGAGATTCTAAGTGTTTTGGAAATACTGAACACAggatattttttgttttcagattCGCAAGGTTTTATAGGCTATCTCAAAAATCACAAACCTGCTGATTTGCATGATGCTCAAATTCATTCTATTTATTTGCGCAGTCCATTAGATTATTTGCTTGATTTGATTCCTGATGATTCTGCCACTGTGGATCATTTGATTGCTGCTATTTTAGTAAATCATTTCGAATACTTTGAGCACTTACTGAAGCTTCCAAGAATTTTAAAACATTTGGTGGGCAGTAAGTTTGAGACTTGTGCCAAGCTCTGTGCACGGTTTGGTCGCATTGAAATGCTCCTTGATATTATAACCTTGCCGCCATGTTCGCAAGCCATATTAGATTTGACATTGAGCGTTGCTACGAGGCATCGACACTGGAAACTCGTGTCACTTCTTCAAACTGAGCACAGAGCCAATCCTTGGAACTACATGAACGAATTCTATGCCGGAGACTTGGCTATTCGGATGGGAAATTTGAGCATATTCAAGATGTTTCTGAAAATCCTGTCGAACACGGAATACAATTTTCAAAGCCTTCTATCAACGGTGGCTGAGTTCGGTTTGGTCCCCATGGCACAATTTCTGATTAAAATGGGATGTGACGTTTGGCAAAACGAGAAAATTTTGCTCCTAGCGAACGCCAACAAAAAAGACGCCATGATGCTTGATGTTGTTGAAGATTTAttgttcaaattcaaaaaagCTGATGATAAGGATGCTAAGCTGCATGAATGGAAGCGAGTGGTTCACGAATGGGAATTGCTTAATAACTTCAATGAATCATCAAGGCTTTTCTTGAACAACTATCAACGTTCTGAAAAAATGCTCAACAAAATGCTTACATTTGGAAAAATGGACGATGGTTGTTCGGTAACAAAAATAGAATCCAGCGTCATTAAATGCGATGACCCACGAATTAATATATTCAGATCCGTTCGTAATTTGGCAAGTTTCGATATAAATATTAAAAGTATGACCCCAACAGGACCTCCCCTGAGCGTACAAATTGACTATCAGATGGAATCTGAAGGTATGATCTCTGATATCGTTCTTGATGTATTCAACGCAAAGACTGACTTTCCAAGCAGTTTTACACTTTCAAAATCCTACACCTCAAAGCCATTTCCGATATTTGTTTGTTACGATTTAATCAAACTAGTGGATAGTTGCACATCATCGTCTGCTATAATAGGTCAGTTTCAACTCGAAACTCAACAAATTCGTTTCATACGAGTTGGATCGAGTCTGTACATTGTGCATATTGGAAAAATGGGCTCACCAACTTACTTAGAAGGATTTTTCAACGCCACCAACAGAAGGGGGCAAACTATTTTCAACAGTCTTCATTCAGATGTCGACATAGAACTGATTAAAATATTGCTTTCCACTGGTATAGATTTGACAGCAGTTGATAAATTTGGCAAAAACTCACTGATGCTTACGTTGGATGCCCTCTGCTCTTGGGAAGTTTTGGAATTCTTACTCGAgcattgcttcaaaaacaacaTACGAAGTGtccaaaatattcatattttccAAATGCAAGACCATGAGGGATGCACCCTGCTACAGTACGCAATACTAGTCAGGCGGCTTAATGTTGTGACATTCCTGCTGAACCATGGAGTTGATCAGACTACACCCGACCATTTAGGCAGGTTTCCTATCCATTATGCTGTCTTGAGCGGAAGTTTATTGATTGCCGATATCTTAATTGATCGCAAGGAAAATGTAGTGAATGTGCTGCAAATCCTAAGCAAGCACTCGCCTCTCATGATGGCGGTGAACATGAATAATATCCAGATGGTCAAGTTGCTACTACGAAAAGGAGCTGACATAAACCTTAGAAGTGACAAAGGTGAAACAGCCGTAGAATGGGCAATTTCTATGGAACGGTATAATattcttgtggaaattttgcACCATGCCGGTTCTCTAGAAATAGACGTTGTAAGTAACATTGCTGGGGATAGAGAAAATGCCTTGCAACGCAGTTTGCTACAGGATAATTTggatatttttaaattgattctCGAGCATATGGTTTGTGGCCCTATTGGTGCTAGCCGTGAATCACTGATTGCCATGAAACATATTTTGCTTGCTAAGGATTATGACGGCATGAACATTTTTGATTAtgcatttttattattaaacaaCAGAATATTCCTCTACCTTAAAGAATGTGAAAATCTCTATGAAAAAGTAATGGGAGAACCATTACGTCAGAGTGATTGCTCGTGGATATCCATGCTTTCAAGGTTGGACTCAACCTCAGGTTCAACCTCAGAACAAGCTCTCAAGGAAATAGATGATTTAGACTAA